Proteins from a single region of Cytophagaceae bacterium:
- the ffh gene encoding signal recognition particle protein, producing the protein MFQNLQDKLNSAFKTLKGKGRITDVNIASTIKEIRRALMDADVNYKVAKEVTDRVKQEAIDRKVMIAVEPGQLFVKIVQEELTTLMGSTAQAINLKGSPAVILIAGLQGSGKTTFSGKFASYLKKQGKQVMLVACDVYRPAAITQLQVLGEQIGVDVYAEPDNKDAVSIAKNAVAEAKIKGKSIVIVDTAGRLAVDEVMMTEVENIKKTIAPSEILFVVDSMTGQDAVNTAKTFNDRLDFDGVVLTKLDGDSRGGAALSIRAVVEKPIKFMSTGEKMEDLDIFHPDRMASRILGMGDVISLVERAQQAYDEDEARKLNKKMRENSFDLNDFLGQLEQIKKMGNIKDIMGMIPGMGGAVKDLDISNDSFKPIESIIKSMTPKERELPDIIDGNRRKRIASGAGRSIQEVNNLLKQFEQMKKMMKKFNKMTPGGKARMFG; encoded by the coding sequence ATGTTTCAGAATCTTCAGGATAAACTTAACAGTGCCTTCAAAACCCTCAAAGGAAAAGGAAGGATTACTGATGTAAATATTGCCAGTACCATAAAAGAAATACGTAGGGCACTAATGGATGCCGACGTTAACTACAAGGTAGCCAAAGAAGTAACAGACCGTGTAAAACAAGAGGCCATAGACCGAAAGGTAATGATTGCAGTAGAACCGGGCCAGTTGTTTGTTAAAATTGTACAGGAAGAACTCACCACACTTATGGGCAGCACTGCCCAGGCCATAAACCTTAAAGGCTCGCCTGCTGTGATTTTGATTGCGGGTTTGCAAGGTTCTGGTAAGACTACTTTTTCAGGAAAATTTGCATCTTATCTTAAAAAACAGGGAAAACAAGTGATGTTGGTTGCCTGTGATGTTTACAGACCGGCGGCAATTACCCAGTTACAGGTTTTGGGTGAACAGATTGGCGTGGACGTATATGCAGAACCCGACAACAAAGATGCCGTTTCGATAGCCAAAAATGCAGTAGCCGAGGCTAAAATTAAAGGAAAAAGTATCGTAATCGTCGATACTGCGGGTCGCCTGGCAGTGGATGAGGTCATGATGACTGAGGTCGAAAACATCAAAAAGACCATAGCTCCTTCTGAGATTTTGTTTGTGGTTGACTCCATGACCGGTCAGGATGCGGTAAATACAGCCAAAACTTTTAATGACCGTCTTGATTTTGACGGTGTAGTGCTTACCAAACTCGACGGTGATTCGCGAGGTGGTGCCGCCCTTTCTATTAGAGCTGTGGTAGAAAAGCCTATCAAGTTTATGAGTACAGGCGAAAAGATGGAAGACCTTGACATCTTCCATCCTGATCGTATGGCCAGCCGTATTCTTGGAATGGGTGACGTGATTTCACTCGTTGAGCGTGCACAGCAAGCTTACGATGAAGACGAAGCCCGCAAGCTCAACAAAAAAATGAGGGAGAACAGCTTCGACCTCAACGACTTTCTTGGGCAGCTAGAGCAAATCAAAAAAATGGGTAATATCAAAGATATTATGGGTATGATTCCGGGTATGGGAGGTGCGGTCAAAGATCTGGATATCAGTAATGACTCATTTAAACCGATAGAATCTATCATAAAAAGTATGACACCCAAAGAGCGTGAATTGCCCGATATAATAGATGGCAACCGTCGTAAGCGTATCGCTTCTGGTGCAGGCCGCAGTATTCAGGAAGTCAATAATCTGTTGAAGCAGTTTGAACAGATGAAAAAAATGATGAAGAAATTTAATAAAATGACTCCGGGAGGAAAAGCCAGGATGTTTGGATAA
- the hemH gene encoding ferrochelatase has translation MVKNKKTGVLLVNLGTPDSPKVPDVRKYLREFLMDGRVIDISNIARFLLVNFIIAPFRAPKSAKIYKKLWTKEGSPLKIFGLSNQKQLQEKLGEDYIVKIAMRYQSPSIEEKLSEFKTSGITELIVIPLFPQYASATSGSVYQKVMELMLKWQIIPQLKFVNYFYQYPKFFQGFVNNAREMMANHNYEHFVFSYHGLPERQIRKGDDYGVCKLGECCAEINEKNQFCYRAQCFATTRLLVTSLGLKEGTYTTSFQSRLGRDPWIKPYSEDLVKELAGKGIKSVLAFSPAFVSDCLETTIEVGEEYRELFEEHGGQKWDLVPSLNDQNVWIELLHDLVLENKAKN, from the coding sequence GTGGTAAAAAATAAGAAGACAGGAGTTTTATTGGTAAATCTGGGTACCCCTGATTCCCCGAAAGTGCCTGATGTACGAAAATATCTGAGGGAGTTTTTGATGGATGGCAGAGTGATCGATATTTCGAATATTGCCAGGTTTTTATTGGTAAACTTCATAATTGCACCTTTCAGAGCTCCAAAATCAGCAAAGATTTATAAAAAACTATGGACAAAGGAAGGCTCGCCATTAAAAATATTCGGTCTGTCAAATCAGAAACAGCTTCAGGAAAAATTGGGAGAAGATTATATCGTAAAAATCGCGATGAGATATCAGAGCCCTTCAATTGAAGAAAAATTGTCGGAATTTAAGACTTCCGGAATTACTGAACTGATAGTTATTCCACTTTTTCCGCAATATGCTTCCGCAACCAGTGGTTCGGTATATCAGAAAGTGATGGAATTAATGTTGAAATGGCAGATAATTCCCCAGTTAAAATTTGTCAATTATTTCTACCAATACCCAAAATTTTTTCAGGGTTTTGTAAATAATGCCCGTGAAATGATGGCCAATCACAATTATGAGCATTTTGTGTTTAGTTATCACGGATTGCCTGAGCGTCAGATCAGAAAAGGAGATGATTATGGTGTTTGTAAATTGGGCGAATGTTGTGCTGAAATTAACGAGAAAAATCAATTTTGTTACCGTGCTCAGTGTTTTGCTACCACCCGTTTGTTGGTAACTTCGCTGGGTTTAAAGGAAGGTACCTATACTACCAGTTTTCAATCCAGATTGGGCCGTGATCCCTGGATTAAGCCTTACAGTGAAGATTTGGTAAAAGAATTAGCAGGAAAAGGAATTAAAAGTGTGCTTGCGTTTTCGCCGGCATTTGTTTCCGATTGTCTCGAAACTACCATCGAAGTAGGAGAAGAGTATCGTGAGCTTTTTGAAGAACATGGCGGTCAAAAATGGGATTTGGTTCCGAGTCTCAATGATCAGAATGTTTGGATAGAATTACTTCATGACCTGGTTTTAGAAAACAAAGCCAAAAATTAA
- a CDS encoding amidophosphoribosyltransferase codes for MSDAIKHECGIALIRLRKPLDYYIAKYGTPLYAINRLYVLMEKQINRGQDGAGVANVKIEVPPGSRYISRYRSVENRAVVDIFKKINEKYIEVKKTDPQKLKDADWLQKNVAFSGEVWLGHLRYGTHGKNEIENCHPLLRQSNWRSRNLVCAGNFNMTNADELFGKLVKLGQHPKDLGDTITVLEKIGHFLDEENQRVFERFKGIYENPALSDIIEDNMDLQRVLHRACRDFDGGYALAGITGFGASFVVRDPAGIRPAYYWSNDEVIVVASERPPIKAAFGADYIDIKELTPGNALIIDKHGEFGEFNIMPPTQKLSCSFERIYFSRGSDPDIYQERKTLGRLLIPQILKEVDYDLENTVFSYIPNTAEAAFYGMVEGIEDYLAQWRKSKIKSGNLSEEELDKLLDFKPRFEKLVSKDVKIRTFITNDDDRSDMVTHVYEMTHGVIRKKVDTLVVIDDSIVRGTTLEKSILTLLDRLGPKKILIVSSAPQIRYPDCYGIDMSKVKEFVAFRAMLGLLKDRGLEFKKEEVYRKALALRTEGRLSEQNLVKTLFEPFSDQDISDKIAEIVKPEGLNAEVSVVYQTVENLNKACQKHLGDWYFTGNYPTPGGNKVVNTAFINFMEGKTVRAY; via the coding sequence ATGAGTGACGCTATCAAACACGAATGTGGCATTGCCCTCATTCGACTAAGAAAACCTCTCGATTATTACATCGCGAAGTACGGAACGCCCCTCTATGCTATCAACCGCCTCTATGTGTTGATGGAAAAGCAAATCAACCGTGGCCAGGATGGTGCCGGTGTTGCCAATGTGAAAATTGAAGTGCCACCCGGAAGCCGGTACATAAGCCGGTACAGGTCTGTAGAAAACAGAGCGGTGGTTGATATTTTCAAAAAAATCAATGAAAAATATATTGAAGTAAAGAAAACCGACCCTCAGAAACTGAAGGATGCCGATTGGTTACAAAAAAATGTGGCGTTTTCGGGTGAAGTGTGGTTGGGTCATCTTCGATATGGTACTCATGGTAAAAATGAGATTGAAAATTGCCATCCCTTGCTTCGTCAAAGCAACTGGCGTAGCCGTAATCTGGTTTGTGCGGGCAACTTCAATATGACCAATGCCGATGAGCTTTTTGGAAAATTGGTGAAATTGGGTCAACATCCAAAAGACCTGGGCGATACGATTACTGTTTTAGAAAAAATCGGGCATTTTCTTGATGAAGAAAATCAGCGGGTTTTTGAGAGGTTTAAAGGTATTTACGAAAATCCGGCTTTAAGCGATATCATTGAAGACAATATGGATCTTCAGCGTGTATTGCATAGAGCATGTCGTGATTTTGATGGAGGCTATGCACTGGCCGGCATTACGGGTTTCGGGGCTTCATTTGTTGTGAGAGACCCGGCAGGAATCAGGCCGGCATATTATTGGTCAAATGATGAGGTGATAGTAGTAGCTTCTGAAAGGCCACCCATTAAAGCGGCTTTTGGAGCTGATTATATTGATATTAAGGAGCTTACACCTGGCAACGCTCTTATCATTGACAAGCATGGGGAGTTTGGCGAATTTAATATTATGCCACCCACTCAAAAACTTTCCTGCAGCTTTGAGCGTATATATTTTTCGAGAGGCTCAGATCCGGATATTTATCAGGAAAGAAAAACTCTTGGAAGGCTTTTGATACCTCAGATTTTGAAGGAAGTAGATTATGATTTGGAAAACACAGTTTTTTCGTATATTCCTAATACCGCCGAGGCTGCCTTTTACGGCATGGTTGAGGGCATAGAAGACTATCTGGCTCAATGGAGAAAAAGTAAAATCAAATCCGGAAATTTATCTGAAGAAGAACTCGACAAACTTCTGGATTTTAAGCCAAGATTTGAAAAATTAGTGTCGAAAGACGTTAAAATCCGGACATTCATCACCAATGACGACGACCGCTCCGACATGGTCACGCATGTATATGAAATGACGCACGGTGTTATCAGGAAAAAAGTTGATACACTGGTGGTAATAGATGATTCCATAGTAAGGGGTACAACCCTTGAAAAGAGTATTTTGACTTTGTTAGATCGATTGGGGCCAAAGAAAATCCTGATAGTTTCGTCGGCACCGCAAATCCGCTACCCTGATTGCTATGGCATAGATATGTCTAAAGTTAAAGAATTTGTAGCTTTCAGAGCTATGCTAGGACTCTTAAAAGACCGTGGATTGGAGTTTAAAAAGGAAGAGGTCTATCGAAAAGCACTGGCTTTAAGAACAGAAGGCCGGTTGAGTGAACAGAATCTCGTTAAGACACTCTTCGAACCTTTCAGTGATCAGGATATTTCTGATAAAATTGCCGAAATAGTGAAGCCGGAAGGACTTAATGCCGAGGTTTCAGTGGTATATCAGACAGTAGAAAACTTAAATAAAGCTTGTCAAAAACATCTTGGAGATTGGTATTTCACTGGAAACTATCCAACTCCGGGAGGGAATAAAGTAGTGAACACGGCTTTTATCAATTTTATGGAAGGTAAAACCGTAAGAGCATATTAA
- a CDS encoding group 1 truncated hemoglobin: MKKLKISVLMAAFVLSLSACQKEEEMTTPTLYDRLGGVNAISAVVDEFIGRVAVNPDMVRTFKPLLDDVTKNGASSARLASLRNNLIDQIGEAAGGPQKYKGKDMVTAHKGMMITEKEFNSLAGDLSGALDKFNVPATEKGELLTVIGSLKPQIVGQ; encoded by the coding sequence ATGAAAAAGCTAAAAATCAGTGTTTTAATGGCGGCGTTTGTATTGTCTTTATCAGCTTGCCAGAAAGAAGAAGAAATGACTACTCCGACCTTGTATGATCGCCTCGGAGGTGTGAATGCCATTTCGGCAGTAGTAGATGAATTTATCGGAAGAGTGGCCGTAAACCCCGATATGGTAAGAACATTTAAGCCACTGCTTGATGATGTAACCAAAAACGGTGCAAGTTCGGCCAGACTGGCGAGTTTAAGAAACAACCTCATCGACCAGATTGGCGAAGCCGCCGGAGGACCTCAAAAATACAAAGGGAAAGACATGGTTACCGCCCACAAAGGCATGATGATTACTGAAAAGGAGTTTAATTCACTGGCGGGTGATTTATCGGGGGCATTAGACAAATTTAATGTTCCGGCAACTGAGAAAGGTGAATTGTTGACAGTCATAGGTAGCCTGAAACCTCAAATTGTAGGACAGTAA
- a CDS encoding cytochrome c: MLSKNQARLFFLGGTIVTFAIFLALSWTTLSKEVPKNTHSENISPEVVRGKEIWESNNCMGCHSILGEGAYYAPELTKVVDRRPPEYIKAVLMSEIPWSPRGRKMVAYNLSEAQANDVLAFLTWIGKVDLNGFPAKPQYEKTNKVVNP; the protein is encoded by the coding sequence ATGTTATCAAAAAACCAAGCCCGACTGTTTTTCCTGGGAGGAACGATAGTCACATTTGCCATTTTCCTGGCACTCTCCTGGACAACCCTGAGTAAAGAAGTCCCTAAAAATACCCATTCTGAAAACATAAGCCCTGAAGTAGTAAGGGGAAAGGAAATATGGGAATCAAACAACTGTATGGGATGTCATTCCATTTTGGGAGAGGGAGCATATTACGCTCCGGAACTCACAAAAGTTGTAGATAGAAGGCCTCCGGAATATATCAAAGCTGTTTTAATGTCTGAAATCCCCTGGTCGCCAAGAGGTAGAAAAATGGTAGCATATAACCTTTCAGAAGCACAGGCCAATGATGTATTGGCATTCCTGACCTGGATTGGTAAAGTTGACCTTAATGGCTTCCCGGCGAAACCTCAATACGAAAAAACTAATAAAGTAGTAAACCCATAA
- a CDS encoding cbb3-type cytochrome c oxidase subunit I translates to MKYKSQKVAYWFFALSMLLLSLQIVYGFIMGFAHMGYDNLHSVIPFNTARAVHTNLLVVWLLSGFMGAAYYIIPEEAEHELVSVKWAYIQLISFAIVGVVAVIGYHLNYWEGRKFLEIPRPLDWLVVVNVLTFLGLILATLYKGKKRTTTSLVLTMGLVFAALLYLPGMIWFDNQTMDSFFRWWVVHLWVEGVWELIMGGILAFLLIKITGVDREVIEKWLYVIVGLTFISGILGTGHHYYYIGAGKMWLIIGGIFSALEPLAFLGMALFAIAMYRKGEKRHPNKTALNWTLGTAIVSFVGAGLLGLAHTLPQVNLYTHGTLVTAMHGHLAFWGAYAMIVLAIISYALPNLTGRKLYDTTHGQLAFWLSNIGMLGMTVAFGVAGVSQVYMERIIGIEFGEVQQEIQVHFLILVLCATMFTAGISYYIYEFLKYGTPNDEALVSN, encoded by the coding sequence ATGAAATATAAATCACAAAAAGTAGCCTATTGGTTTTTTGCACTATCAATGCTACTTCTCTCTCTCCAAATCGTTTACGGATTCATTATGGGTTTTGCCCACATGGGATATGACAACCTTCACAGTGTAATCCCTTTTAATACTGCCCGGGCCGTACATACCAATCTGTTAGTGGTTTGGCTGTTGTCGGGCTTCATGGGAGCTGCATATTATATTATCCCTGAGGAAGCTGAACATGAGCTGGTTTCTGTAAAATGGGCATACATTCAGTTAATCTCCTTTGCTATAGTTGGGGTGGTAGCTGTAATCGGTTATCACTTAAACTACTGGGAAGGTCGGAAGTTTCTGGAAATCCCCCGCCCACTTGACTGGCTAGTAGTTGTCAATGTTTTAACCTTTCTGGGTTTAATATTGGCTACATTATATAAAGGTAAAAAAAGAACAACCACCTCATTGGTTCTCACCATGGGACTGGTATTTGCCGCACTGTTGTATTTACCGGGTATGATATGGTTTGACAACCAAACCATGGATTCATTTTTCCGGTGGTGGGTTGTACATCTTTGGGTAGAGGGTGTGTGGGAGCTTATCATGGGTGGAATTCTTGCTTTCTTGTTGATAAAAATTACTGGAGTTGACCGGGAAGTTATCGAAAAATGGTTGTATGTAATTGTTGGACTTACATTCATTTCGGGAATATTAGGAACAGGACACCATTATTACTATATCGGTGCAGGAAAAATGTGGCTAATAATAGGAGGTATATTCTCAGCCCTTGAGCCTTTGGCATTTTTGGGAATGGCACTATTTGCAATAGCAATGTATAGAAAAGGTGAAAAAAGACATCCCAATAAAACGGCACTTAACTGGACACTTGGCACTGCCATTGTTTCATTTGTAGGAGCCGGTTTACTTGGCCTCGCTCATACTTTACCACAGGTCAATCTTTACACCCATGGCACACTGGTTACAGCCATGCATGGTCACCTGGCTTTCTGGGGAGCATATGCCATGATTGTCCTGGCTATTATAAGCTATGCCTTACCTAATCTTACAGGCAGAAAACTCTATGATACAACACACGGTCAACTGGCATTTTGGCTGAGTAACATAGGTATGCTGGGTATGACAGTGGCCTTTGGCGTAGCAGGTGTATCGCAGGTTTATATGGAACGCATCATAGGCATTGAGTTTGGCGAAGTACAACAGGAAATCCAGGTTCATTTTCTGATATTGGTATTATGTGCCACCATGTTTACAGCCGGAATATCTTATTATATATATGAATTCCTGAAATATGGCACTCCAAATGACGAAGCTTTAGTTTCTAATTGA